Part of the Mycteria americana isolate JAX WOST 10 ecotype Jacksonville Zoo and Gardens chromosome 28, USCA_MyAme_1.0, whole genome shotgun sequence genome is shown below.
cccctgccctccccctccgGGCTTTgggggcagcgcagccccctccccaacccTCAGCCACCTTCTCCCAGCTTCCCcacggacaccccccccccctcccgtgACAGGTTGGGGGGCCGTGTGGGGTCCCTGATGGGCGCAGGGTGGGCACCCCACTACGGGACCGCAGCCACGCGGGCCGTCGCCTGGCCTCGTGCCACGTACCccggccgggggggtccccgaggggcTTGCCGTGCCCTGTGCtggcgggcaggggagggggccgaGGCCCGGTGGACCCCCGTGCCCTCCCCAGGGGGAGGTTGATCCTGCTCCCACGTGACGCTGGGTCCTGATCTCATAAGAGCCTTTGGACCGCGGGCCAGCGCAGCCATGGCCACCCCCGCGCTCCGCACCGTCCTCGTCACCGGCTGCTCCTCCGGCATCGGCCTCGCCGTCGCCGTGAGGTTGGCGCAGGACCCCCAGCAGCGCTACCAGGGTGAGGAGCGGGGAGGGGACCCTTCCACGTTGTCCCAGGAGACCCCCGTTGACCCAcggccccacggctgccccagcAAGGAGGGGACGGGAGCCCTCCGGGATGGGGCAGCGGCCTGGGGAGGGTGCGGGATTTGGGGTCCCACCGCTCCCTGCTCACCCCGTCCATCCAGCCCTGGAGCTCCTTTCTCCTCGCAGCCCCCAGGACTTGAAATCCCGTGGCCCCGAGCTCgcagacaccacccccccccctccgcaCACGGAGgcgtccctgtgcccccccccccaccgccctgccaggcggagcggagccggggacgtggggcagccccacggggacagggacagcacgAGCAACGCGTGGCTGCGAGCGCAAACACACGCATAACCGGGGCCGGCAGCACGCTCCCACCCGGATGGACGCACACGCGTGCGGTCCCCGCATGCCGTCCTCGTTCCCGTGTCACCCGCTGTCGCACACGTGCGTGTCCCCGCAACTCCGCTGTCCCACCGCCGACCCCGTGCCGGGGCCGGGGATTAGTCCCGAGGGGGGGATTAAAGGCCGTGTTACCAAAGCAGCTTAGGGAACGGCGTCCCGGCTTGACCCTCCGACCCCGGCTGGCATCCGGGGTCCCCCTGAcggggggctggggctccccgcaGTCATCGCCACCATGCGGGACCTGCggaaaaaggagaaattggaGGAGGCGGCGGGACCGGCGCTGGGAAAGACGTTGAGCATCCAACGCCTGGACGTCTGCAGCGACAGCTCGGTGGCGGAGTGCATGGGGAACATCCCCGGGGGACGGGTGGACGTGTTGGGTGAGCGGGGTgccgggtgggggggggggggcccgcgTGGGGTGGCCGGAGGGGGGTCTCTGagccccccacacaccccccaccctGTGCCGCAGTGAATAACGCCGGCGTGGGGCACGTCGGTCCCGTGGAGAGTATCAGCGTGGAGGAGATGAAGCGCATCTTCGAGACCAACTTCTTCGGGGCCGTGAGGATGATCAAGGCCGTTCTCCCCGATATGAAGCGGCGGCAGAGCGGTCACATCGTGGTCATCAGCAGCGTCATGGGGCTGCAGGGTgaggcggggagggggtccccgctgtgtgtgtgtgtgggggggggggggtgtctcactCCAGAGGGGGTCTCACGGAGCTCTTTGCCCACAGGGATCGTCTTCAACGACGTCTACGCCGCCTCCAAGTTCGCCGTGGAGGGATTCTGCGAGAGCCTGGCCGTGCAGCTGCTCCAGTTCAACGTCTTGTGAGTGCGAGAGGGCGCGGGGGGAACCCCAGAGggcccgggggggaccccagaggGCCCAAGGGTGGCTCTGGCCCCCCACCCTGAGCAcccaccccggccccgcagcgTCTCCATGGTGGAGCCGGGCCCCGTGAACACGGATTTCGAGCTGAAGCTGATGGAGGAGGTTTCGCGCTCCGAGTTTCCCGGCACCGACCCAGCTACCGTCCGGTACTTCAAGGACGTGTACCTGCCGGCTTCCCACGAGATCTTCGCCACGCTGGGGCAGAGCCCCGCCGCCGTGGCcgaggtgaggggctgggaggaggtgTGGGGGGCTTCTGAGGAGGCTCTGGGGGCCGTTCCCAGCCCCACGCcggccctgagccccccccccccccgtttccgCTCACAGGCGATTGTGAACGTGATCGGAGCCAGGCGTCCGGCTTTCCGCACGCAAACCAACAGCCTCTACACGCCGTTGGTGGCCCTCAAGTACGCGGATCCCTCGGGGGACCTGTCCGTGAGGACCTACTACCGCTTGCTCTTCGACTACGGCACCCTCTTCCACCTCAGCATGGGCGCCCTGCGGTGCCTCACCTGCGGCTGCTTCCGACGTAGGGTCACCCCGCTCTGAGCGGGGCACCCcaaggcggggcgggggggagatcGGTCCCTTGACGGTGGGGAGGGGGCTACGGCTGCGGCCCCGCACCCCCCAACATCGCTCACAgcaggacggacggacggacggcaCTGGCGGCTGAACGTGTCCCCCGGGGTTCCCCGgtgctggagatggagatgggggggggggggttctccCAGCAGAATGGGGTGCCGGTGGGGCTGAGCCTTCcgcggggtggggaggagggggggggagccttgggggagctggggggagcctgggggggggggttgaggagCCTTGGGGGAACCTTAGGGAGCCTGAGGGGCTTGGGGGAGCCTGGAGGGGTGGGGAgcctgggggtctctgggggacctgagggtgttggggagcctgggggggtctgggggacCCAGGGAGGCTCTGGGGGGACCTGAAAGTGTTGGGGagcctgcggggggggggtgggctggggaacctgggggtgttggagGGAGGCTCAGAGGGAcctggggggtctctgggggACCTGGGGAGCCCGGGTGGGGCTCTGGGGGTGCTGatgagcccggggggggggggggggttctgagGGTCTCCAGTAAAGCGTGTGACTTCGCCCCCCACAGCCGCCCCCTCGCACTGACCTTCGCGGCGGCAGCGATAcgggacggcggggccgggggttcGCCGGGCCGGGTGGGCGGGtgaggcggccccggcccctcagGCCTCACACCCCGCCATGGCGGGAGCAGGGacggtcgggccgggccgggccgggccgggccgggggagacCCCGCGGTGCCGCGGGAgagggccggggggagcgggaagGCCGCGTAACCATGGCAACAGCGGGCGGAACGCGGAGCGGCGGCAAGGGGCACGCCGGCTAGGGACCGGCCGGAAGTGACGCAACGGAAGTAGCCGGAACGCGCGGGAGGGTGCGCGCCGGAAGTGCCCGTGGCCgcatggtggtggtggcggcggcggcgagatGGGGCGGCCGAGCAGAGTACGGGCCGGGCCtcggccgggggcagcggggacacggggagcGGGAACCGGGCCtcggccggggggagcggggacacggggagcgggagccgggcctcggccggggggagcgggagtCGGGGCGGCCCTGGAGCGCGGCAGCGGCCTGGGCCCCCCCCGGGATCGGGTCCTCCcgaggaggaaaggaggggacGAGGGGCCCGGCTTTACCGGGGATCGGGCCTTCCcggggggaaaggaggggacgAGGGGGCCGGATGTCCCGGGAATCGGGGACTTGGGCCTTCccggggtgggggaaggaggggacgaGGGGGCCCGGCTGTCCCGGGAACTGGGCCCTCCCGGAGGGGCAGAGGGGGATGGGGGACCCGGCTGTACCGGGGATCGGGGGCTCGGGCCTTcctgggggggaaaggaggggacgAGGGGGCCCGGCTGTACCGGGGATCAGGGGCTCGGGCCTTCCCGGGGCGAAAGGAGGGGACGGGGGGCCCGACTCTCCGGGGATCGGGTCCTCCTGAGggacaggaggggatggggggccCGGCTGTACCGGGGATCGGGGGCTCGGGCCTTCCCGGGGCGAAAGGAGGGGACGGGGGGCCCCGACTCTCCGGGGATCGGGTCCTCCTGAGggacaggaggggatggggggccCGGCTGTACCGGGGATCGGGGGCACAGCTGTCCCGGGGACCCGGGGGCGgatgctccccctctccccaccgaGGTCTGcccatccccgcagcccccagccctgaccACCCCGACCACCCCCCCCGTAGAGCAAGAACCAGAAGAAGGAGCGGGCGGCGGCTCTGCAACACGCCCAGCAGGAATTCGGCACCGTCCCCCACTCCTTCGTCTTCCACCGCGGCCGCGTCGGCAAGAACGTGCGGCAGCTCATCGCCGACGTGAGGAAGGTGATGGAACCCTACACCGCCAGGGCCCTCAAGGTGAGCTCGGGGACGATCCTCCTCCGCCTGGggagggccggatcctgcccctcCCCAGGCTAAAGCGGAGCCCTCGCAGCCAGGAGGCCGTTTGGCGCGGGGGGATCCCAAGGGCTCGGCCGCTCTGTGCCGCAGGTGCGGAAGAACAACTCCCTGAAGGATTTCGTGGCCGTGGCCGGGCCCCTGGGGGTGACGCATTTCTTGGTCTTCAGTAAATCGTCC
Proteins encoded:
- the RDH8 gene encoding retinol dehydrogenase 8, with protein sequence MATPALRTVLVTGCSSGIGLAVAVRLAQDPQQRYQVIATMRDLRKKEKLEEAAGPALGKTLSIQRLDVCSDSSVAECMGNIPGGRVDVLVNNAGVGHVGPVESISVEEMKRIFETNFFGAVRMIKAVLPDMKRRQSGHIVVISSVMGLQGIVFNDVYAASKFAVEGFCESLAVQLLQFNVFVSMVEPGPVNTDFELKLMEEVSRSEFPGTDPATVRYFKDVYLPASHEIFATLGQSPAAVAEAIVNVIGARRPAFRTQTNSLYTPLVALKYADPSGDLSVRTYYRLLFDYGTLFHLSMGALRCLTCGCFRRRVTPL